GGAGCAATGGCGCCGCTCGGGAACGTGACCCAGGCCGAGCGGCCGGCTAGCGCTCCAGCTGAGGGCGGCGCCCCGGCATTGGACGGGCGGCCGCGCCTGGCCGAGGTGCGGATGCCGGATGGCCTGCCGGTCGCCAGCCGCGACGCCCCTGTCGGCGGCCAGGCGGTGCTCGAGGGGGTGATGATGCGCGGCGTCTCCACCTGGGCCGTGGCTGTTCGCAAGCCGGACGAGCAGATCGAGGTGATCTCGGAGCCGCTGGTGTCCTGGGCGAAGCGCCACCGGGTGCTCCGCTGGCCGGTGATCCGAGGCGTGGTCGCCCTGGCTGAGTCGCTGCGGATCGGCTTCCGGGCGCTGGGGATCTCGGCCAACGCGCAGCTCGAGCCCGAGGATGGCGAGGAGCCAGAGCCCATTGGCGGTTGGGTATGGGGGCTCACGATCGCGCTGTCGCTGGCACTCGCGATCGGCCTCTTCTTCGTCATCCCCGTCGGAGCGACCAGCCTGATCAAGGACGAGCTCGGCTCCTCGTTGCTGTTCTGGCTCGTCGAAGGGATTCTGCGGACCGCCATCTTCATCGGCTACCTCCTGGTCATCACCCGGCTGCACGACCTGCGGCGCGTGTTCGAGTACCACGGCGCCGAGCACAAGACCATCTCCTGCTACGAGGCGGGCGACCGGTTGACCCCGGCACGGGCCGAGCTCTACTCGCGCCTTCACCCGCGCTGCGGCACGAGCTTCCTGCTCGTCGTGATGGTGGTCGCGATCTTCGTCTTCGCGCCCATCGGACTGCCGGCCTGGTACTGGCTGCTGGCCTCCAGGATCCTGGGCATCCCGCTCATCGCCGGGATCTCCTACGAGCTGATCAAGTGGGCCGGGCGCCACCGCCGCAAGCGCTGGGTGCGGGCGCTGATGTGGCCAGGCCTGATGCTCCAGAACCTGACCACCCGGGTGCCCGACCGCGACCAGCTGGCGGTGGCGATCGCCGCGCTGGAAGCGGTCCTGGCGGTGGAGAGCCCCGAGAGCGACCCCGAGGCCGGCGAGCTCGAGATCGTCGCCTAGCGCGAGCAGCCGCGACTCAAGCGTTCAAGGGTTGGGTAGGGGGTGACGTCGTGCCTGTTGGCGCTTTTGTGGCGCTACGCGCCATAAACTCGCCAGCCGGCCGAGTTTTACGGGCAGCTGAGCAGGGTCCCGGTTCCGGGTCCCTGATCGCAGGTGTCGCTGCCCGTGCCGCCGTTGATGTCGTCGTTCCCGCCTTCGCCGAACAGGAAGTCGGCGTCGGCGTTGCCGAACAGGTCGTCGGGGCCGCCTCCACCGTGGACCCGGTCGCTGCCTGCGCCGCCCTTGAGCTTGTCGCGATTGTCATCCCCCGTGATCC
This genomic interval from Solirubrobacterales bacterium contains the following:
- a CDS encoding DUF1385 domain-containing protein, producing the protein MGVGDDGGAMAPLGNVTQAERPASAPAEGGAPALDGRPRLAEVRMPDGLPVASRDAPVGGQAVLEGVMMRGVSTWAVAVRKPDEQIEVISEPLVSWAKRHRVLRWPVIRGVVALAESLRIGFRALGISANAQLEPEDGEEPEPIGGWVWGLTIALSLALAIGLFFVIPVGATSLIKDELGSSLLFWLVEGILRTAIFIGYLLVITRLHDLRRVFEYHGAEHKTISCYEAGDRLTPARAELYSRLHPRCGTSFLLVVMVVAIFVFAPIGLPAWYWLLASRILGIPLIAGISYELIKWAGRHRRKRWVRALMWPGLMLQNLTTRVPDRDQLAVAIAALEAVLAVESPESDPEAGELEIVA